AGATCGAGCCCGACGAGCAGCCCCCGGCGCGGCAGGAGACCGGCCACGGCCGCGGCGACCGGGGCGATGCCCACATTGGCGAGCATCCGGATGGCGAGCGCCGTGCCGAGCACCGTGCCCGCCCTGTCGCCGGCAAGGTCATAGGCCAGCAGCGCCAGCGCCACCGTGGCAAGGCCGGTCCCGAGAAGCGCAACGATCTGGGCCAGGAACAGGTGGCGGAAAATCGGATTGGCAAGAACGGAAAACATCTGGCAGGGCCATCCGGTGGTGGTGCGGAGCGCGCTAACGCACGCCGTTGGTTTGAAATGCGCAGGCGTCCATGGCGCATTATGGAGGCCCGCGTCGCCGTTTGCGATGGCGGCCCGTGCGAAAAAGTCACAGTGCCCGGTGATTTTCCCCCGTGTCTGCGGGGTGCCGCACCCCGGGCGCGATCGCGCAGCCTCGCCCGGATCGGCGGTGGGAATGTCCCTGATCGGCAAATTTCAGCGCCTCGGGGGCGCCCGGCGACGGCGGTTTTCCCCGCCGGGCCGCTGGGGAGCGAGCGCGACGGGCGTGTCCCTCCCCCGAAAAAAAACGGTCCGTTCCCTAGTCAATTTACCGGATGCAATTGCGAACGAATTGCAAATACGCTTTATACAGATGGCGCGGCCGGATCGCCGGGGCCTGACATGCCTGCCGACGATTTGATCGCGATCAAGGCCCGCGGCGATCGGCCGGGTCTAGTGTGTTGCGACTGATACGCATTGCCGTTTGCAGGCGCCGTCCCCCGGGAGTGCCTTCTGCAAAACGCCATGCCGCGGGAACCCTGCGGGTCGGGCCGAGGTCCCTGGCGGCCGAACCAATGCGTGAGACTGTGGAGCGACGAGACGTGTTCTTTCGAGTAATTGCCCTTGCCCTGTTGATCTGCGTTGCCGCCGTGCCGGGACGCAGCGTGGCGGAGCCCGACTACCGAGGCATGATGGAGCGCATCGAGGCGCTCCTGACCGAAGCGGCGGCGGACTACCGGGCCGGCGATGCCGACAGCGCCAAGGACAAGGTGCAACGCTCCTATTTCGAGATCTTCGAGAACCTGGAAGGGCCGATCCGCGTAAACGTCTCGGCAAAAAAGAACATCGTGCTTGAGGGCGAGTTCGGCGATATCCGCAAGCTGATCATCGACGGCGCCCCGGTCGAGACCGTCGAGGCCCGAATCACCGACCATATCGCTGCGATCTGGGCCGTGCTGCCGGAACTGGAAGGCGGCCATGTGCTGGAAGCCGAGCCCGCCGCCGGCCCGGCGAGCGAGCGCGCGGCCGCCCCCGCGGAGCCGCAGCCGGTCGAGCCGCACTGGGTCAGCGTCACCGAACGGATCGGCGCGCTCATCAACAGCGCGGCCGATGCCTATGAGGCCGGCGATCCGGACAAGGCCCGAGACCTCATCACCGAGGCACAGTTCGACGGCTACAAGAACTCCCTGCTGGAGACCGTCGTCCGGCGCTATGTCAGCCAGGCCCAGGACGTTGCCTATAACGCCGAATTCCGGCGCATCTCCGGGCTCGTCGACGACGGCAAGCCGGCGCGCATGGTGCGCGCCTCGGGCCAGGTGCTGGTCAACGACATGCAGAGCGTCCTGCCCGGCCTGCCGCTGATCGAGGGCACCACGGTCGTGGAAGACGCCGTCGAGGAGAGCCCCGACCAGAACTGGCGCACCGTGGCGACCCGCGTCAAGGACGAGATGCGGTCGGCCATCGCCCTGCATGAGGCCGGCGACACAGGCAAGGCCGTCGGCGCCGTCCAGGACGCCTATTTCGACATCTTCGAGGGCTCCGGCATGGAGAGCACGCTGGGCGCCCGCGACGCGGGACTGATGAGCCGGATCGAGGCCCATTTCAGCAAGCTCATGGGCCTGATGAAGAGCGGTGCGTCTGCCGGCGATCTGGATGCCGCGCTGGCAACGATGTCGGCCGATCTCGACGAGGGCGTCTCGCTGCTCGGCAGCGGCTCCGACACGCCGTGGGCGCTGTTCGTCTATTCGCTGATGATCATCCTGCGCGAAGGCTTCGAGGCGATGCTGATCGTCACGGCCGTCATCACCTATCTCGTCAAGACCGGCAACCGCGACAAGCTCGGCGTCGTCGTCAACAGCGTCGTCGTCGCGCTCGCCCTCAGCGTCGCCACGGCGGTGCTGGTGAAATGGGTGTTCCAGGTCTCCGCGGCGAGCCAGGAGGTGCTGGAAGGCGCCACCATGCTGCTCGCCACCGTCGTCCTCTTCTCCATGAGCTACTGGCTGATCTCCAAGGCGGAAGCCGAGAAGTGGATGGCCTATATCAAGGACACCATGGCCCGCTCGCTGTCGTCCGGCTCGCTGAAGGCGCTGTGGTTCGTCGGCTTCCTCGCCGTCTATCGCGAGGGCGCGGAAACGGTTCTCTTC
This DNA window, taken from Rhodobium gokarnense, encodes the following:
- a CDS encoding FTR1 family iron permease, whose translation is MFFRVIALALLICVAAVPGRSVAEPDYRGMMERIEALLTEAAADYRAGDADSAKDKVQRSYFEIFENLEGPIRVNVSAKKNIVLEGEFGDIRKLIIDGAPVETVEARITDHIAAIWAVLPELEGGHVLEAEPAAGPASERAAAPAEPQPVEPHWVSVTERIGALINSAADAYEAGDPDKARDLITEAQFDGYKNSLLETVVRRYVSQAQDVAYNAEFRRISGLVDDGKPARMVRASGQVLVNDMQSVLPGLPLIEGTTVVEDAVEESPDQNWRTVATRVKDEMRSAIALHEAGDTGKAVGAVQDAYFDIFEGSGMESTLGARDAGLMSRIEAHFSKLMGLMKSGASAGDLDAALATMSADLDEGVSLLGSGSDTPWALFVYSLMIILREGFEAMLIVTAVITYLVKTGNRDKLGVVVNSVVVALALSVATAVLVKWVFQVSAASQEVLEGATMLLATVVLFSMSYWLISKAEAEKWMAYIKDTMARSLSSGSLKALWFVGFLAVYREGAETVLFYEALTANAETSAGIWAIVGGFGVGCVGLAVIYVAFRFGAARLPIRPFFMVTSALLYYMAFVFAGKGVMELVEGKIIEPTLVPGMPEVPFIGLYPYLETLAPQAVLIAAALIALVALGRRKPPEKEPATEASELKAS